From Chrysemys picta bellii isolate R12L10 chromosome 1, ASM1138683v2, whole genome shotgun sequence:
ggggcttggaaccagggtggaccggcagccccctatcagctccccgctcccctaagttccctgtgcagcagccgcccagcaggctatcaattgttGGGCAGctcagcttctccctccccccactgctgtgtgctgctcctgccctctgccttggagctgctccccgagactcctgcttgctgtgcagtgggggcgggggttagggggagtaGAGAGGGGCTAAGGTcaaggtgtccccctccccccgttcctttaccccgcttaccccatctccatagagcaggggtggacacaacagggctcaggatggagggagcttgctggcagctgctgctgtctcaacttgctgatctacttaacaaggcagtgtacttggagtggggtcagcatacttaaaggggcaatgcgcatctctctctctctctctctcacacacacacacatggtgtgtgtgtctctatatgccatgctgtctccccgccctccattcctgctgctttgtagagtgtgaggctacattaacaacgtgttaactcttgagggctcagccaagtgctagttcatcatttagcagtaaggcattccctgggaaatatcccaccctcttccacccactgacttcaccacctcaaccaagcttcacaatcatcatctcTGTGTACcagtattcaattgtttgtttaaaacttatactgtgtgtgtgtgtgtgtatatatatatatatatacacagagagagagagtgagtgagttttttgtatagttttttgtctggcgaaaaaaatttccctggaacctaaccctccccccccccatttacattaattcttatggggaaattggatttgcttaacatcgttttgcttaaagtcgcatttttcaggaacataactacagcgttaagtgaggagttactgtaatgacTAGCCACTGCAGTTGGCTTTTTAATCTGCTGTTCATTTGCTTTCACTTCAGTcattttagtgctggtgaaagatgtTTAATCAAAGTATTTTAACCCTTTCTTATGCTTGGTCCATGTTTTTTGCTGCTACTTTGGGCTTTTCTAGCTGACGAGTTGGtgcgcagcaagctggggtgtaaaactCCAGCACACTAACATGCTGTGCACCAACTGTCCATGCGGAGCATGCTAGTGCACACTACAGCTTTCTTATGTGCTTTGACTGAATCCCCTTTTGGTAGCAGCTGAGGACTCGGTCAGTGCAGTTGTGGCCATCTAGGCAGGACTCATGGGATGCTATCACTAGGTTTCCACCATGAATAGAGTTTTGTTTCCTGAATCAGGCCGAGGTGCTGGTGTTTTCAGAACAACCCCCCAGCAGTCTCATTGTGTGGTGCAGAGCACCAGCTGTGACATGTACTCTTGTGCTGAAGCCCATACACCACTGGCATCCAGTTTCAGTGGGGCATAAACCTGTCCTAACTCACTGCATATGGATGCATTGGCTTCCTTATTTTATTAATTGATGAAATTACAGGCCAATCCTCTCTTACCTTGAAAAAAATGCATCTTCTCATGAGGCCTATTTGCCCACTAGGAAGACAGGTTTTGGTTGAATGTGAGGTAATTTGCTGTCATTTTCCTACCTGGGATACTATTTAAAGATCTCAAAGTTTTCCATAAGCATTTTGAATGGAAATACAATAGAAGAGAAACTACAGTGCATCATAAATGTTAAAGTTCTTCCCCAACTAATTTACAGTTCCCAAAAGGATTAGATGCTTTTTAGAATGCTAATTTGTGATTAATAGGTTTTGCAGAATACCCTATTCCTTTCTTCATTTAACTGGAAAAGGAATTTAGCTCTAAAACCTTTACAGACTTTATCAGGGGGACTTTTTACTTAAGTGTTGGTAGGTTATTGAAAAAGGCAATCCATAGTATTTTTTCCAATGTTAATACATAAAATAGGGAACACCCTCTTGCTGATTGTGTTGTTACTTGCTAGCACACTTTTTGTGGCCAAGTAGTGGTATCCTTTAGTTTCCTTTAAAAAGAAGTATTGTACTGTATGTAGTGTTCATAAGAGCCTACAAATTCCTAAGGCATTATAAAATACTTATGCTACATGTATTTGTCTCATCTGGGTAAACAGGGAAAAccattttcttttcagaaaaataCACGTGTACTGTTAATTTAGATATCTGTTCTTCACTCTCCATTCCATGCTTTTTTTCAACTGGTCATCATAGGTAACAATGGAAAATAATTAGACACTGTTTCTTTATATTATGAAACCCTCTCAAACATGCTGGGATGAATATTTTTGAATCTGCTGTTTCCTTTGCTCCTCTTGGTTAAGTTATTCCATTTATGAACTAGGTCAAAGAAAAGCTTTTAGTATTCCTTTTGTACAAATTACACCCACTTCCACTGCTGTATTCAGTGAGATTAACACTGCAAATAAGATTCTATTCTTGTTTTGTTTGACAGATTAGACTGTACTTATGTACGTGAAATTATGCAAGAAtaaacctaattttttttaacaatgaattGTGTATGATGTCAAATATGTAGAAAAGCTTGAATCttcaatgaaatatttttggttAAAGGTTTACACCATAGTAATATGcaaggaaataaaaatacaatttttttactAAGGTTTGGCACATATAGCACACTTCATTCAAGGCTTTCATATCTATAAATAAAGTgtcccagcacctctgggaaATAGGTattttgttcccattttacagatgtggaaattgACAGATGTTGCAAGTTCAAGCCACACAAACAGTGGAAGTGCTAACAGGATCCCTATTCCTCGGTTTACTCCTAAATTACACTTCAATGTAGGGTTGAGACCCCAGTTAGCATTTTAATTCAGCTGCAGGATTTAGTGTGCTGCTgtactgattttcttttctttttcctgtaacACTGGGGGCCTTACTTTATCCTAATAGGTAGACATGGCTGGTTCTGGATTTCTCAGTGGAGAGAAAAAGGAGCTCCTGCAGTTGAGTGTGTTGTCTCCtccccttttttgttgttttttggggggaaggggggggagagaggcgcCTAGGTAAAGAACTCCTGCCACTCAAGAAGTGCAGCAGTTTCAGCAGGGTGTCCTGCTTCTAATAGAACTCAATCCTCTCCTTCCACCCACTCCAAATATTACTAAACCATTTAATTTCCACTTGTCCTTttatttaaataggaaaaaaGGAGTGTGGCTCTGGTTGTTTGTACAATGGGCTATAGTAAGAATTAACACATCTGTAACAAATTCAGAACAGTATTGCCAATTCCATGTCTTCTCTCAGCAGCATCAGTCAGGTGCACCCAATAGTAGATATCTTAAATAGGTGATCTCACAACTGaggtaaatatatttaaaatctgtTTCCAAAACCATTTAAGGTGACTTACATAAAAAAAAGTCATGGATTTTTAAAGGGTAAacctactatttaaaaaaaaattgaaagctgAGGAGAATTATGTCCAAAGAAATGCATATTTCATTACAATGCAGCTTTACGATTGGccatttgcttttaattttttatcttgcttttgaatattttaagAGATACTTTAAATGGGAAGTCTCAGTAAATGGATCAACTGAGATTTTTAGACAATTGTACATTCAGTAGTTTAACAGACGTGtacaacaaaattatatatttgaTAGCTGTTTCAGCCAAAACTAAGTTTATATACTTGGCTGTTGGGCGAACTCATTGATAACGGGTCATTGTTTAACATTCCATTAGCTTCATGACAAAATGTCTGTTTTCAACTAATGGCAGTTTAAGCATTACACTGTTCCTGTCTTTGAAAACAGACTGATTCATACAACAGTAAACGTAATCTGTTGGCATTTATAGAGCACTTATCCTTGTAGTGCCCTATATGAACACTGTTCCTGGATTAAAAGACAGGAACAATAACTAATGTAGTGCAACTCCATTTGACCAATTTGTCTACTTTTACAGAAAACGTTCTCCATTGCCTTCAGAGTTATAGCTAAATTCAGGCCAAGCCCATTTTCCAAACCAAGAGTTACAGGGTGGCTAAATAGGGCTCTAATTGAAGCTCTTATCTTAACTTTGGAGAGGCTAATGCTGCATTTCAGAGTTAATCACCTTACTCTAAATAAACATTACAGCCTATTGAAGGAGAAATATTTTATTGTTTCCATATAATAGATTGACAGGTTTCACTGTGAAAAACAGTTGGATAAGATGTTACACGGTATCTCTCATGATTTTGGTCAGTTTCTGAATCTTGGATTTTGTTGACATGTCAGCATACTTATCCCCGATGCTGACAATCATTCCACCCAGGATTGATGGATCATTCTAGGAAGAAGAAAAAGTTACACACATctattaaatgaaaatccagtGGCCAAATATTCAATTGTCAATCTTTTCTATGCAGTAAAGAAAAAGCTTTGTCTAATTAATAGTAATCTTGTTCTTGCAGTTACCATGATGCAAGTTTAGTAGTTATTAAAAATGCCACTGCATTTATAATGCAAAGCAGAATTTAATATGTATATCATTTTACTAAACCAAGAAAAACTAAAATGCataaaaaatatttacaatagATCTTTCAATGGAGTCTGTACCCCAGATCTGCCTGTTGGTTACAGAAATTGCTTCCCTTTATGGAATTTATTCACAAGCCATTAGTCCTTACCTTGGTCTCTAATTTCAAGACTTCTCCTTTAGCCAAGAAGCCACCCAAAGCTGTTTTTAATTCAGTGAGGCTGGCCTGATccaagggctggggaagggggagggggaaggggggagaagaggagagagagagagagagagaattaaaaaaaatcaaaatcaaaactaCAGAAAATGAAGGGCTGTATTTAAATATCCAATGTGCAAAAGATACCTGAATTTTCTATTCCCAAGCTTAACACACAAGCTGGAGGAGGGGCTAAAGCAAGAAAGAGCGATGAGCGACACTTTTGGGTAATAAACAGTGAACGTGGGAGAGCATAAAAAGTAGCATTTGTTTGATGTGCCTTGGACCGGTTAGTTTTAGTTCTACTCAATTACATGAATAGATGTTATATCATTTAGGAATATGTCAAAAGCAACAATTTGATGTTAATATCTTACTGAAGCAAATAGCAGGAGTGCATGCTTTTGCCAACACTCCATTTTGACGGAGACTGTTTTTGATCAGCAAGACAGCTGTGCCTAGGTTATACAGGGAAAGTTTATTTTCTGCTGCAAACATGTACTAAAGATTGAAGATAGGAAAGATGGTTAAATTACTGAACTGGGACTCTACTCTCCGGATTGCAATTCTCAGctttgccacaggcttcctgtatgaccttgggcagtcacctcagttccccatctataaaatggaggatactttcctacctcacagggatataGAAAGGATACAGTCAGGAATGTTTAAGGCATTCAGCTACTATGGAGATGGGGACCATACTGGAATCGGAGCAGATTTTGCAGAGAACATCAACAGTTATAGATTCTAGCTGTTTTGCTGGTAAgttattgaaaaaaataaattgtgacCTCAGTGTCTTTAAAAGCCATAAAAGAGCAGGTATGGGCACAAGGGTGGTAATTTTAGCCACAGAAACTTAGTGCATAGACAAGAACTTGTGCACCCAAAAACACATGCAAGCCTTTTCACGTTTCCAGTAAGTCATTAACTAAGCTGTTCTTTCGGCTCACAAAAATGCTAATGTTTGAAGTTGTGGATATAGAGAGCTCGGTGTGCTTTGTGAACAAGAAATGGAAGCGTTGAATTATTTAGCCTGGCAAGGAAGTTAATTATAGCCCAGTCCTAGGTTTTCGGAGACTTACTAGGAAAAGTCATTGGCTGGCAACCTAGGAGGAACCAAAACTCTGACAAGATTAGAAGTATTTAGTTACTGCCCACAGATGAGCTAGTGACCTGTAGGTAAAAATGCAAGATCCACTGGTTCTCCAACCTGAGGCTCAAAACTTGAACAGCCTCCCACTTCCATTTCCCACAGACTAAGAGCAAAAGGAGCAGGTTTTCCTACCATTTCTCAGAAATTCCTCCTGTGGTTTTCCTCAACCATTTGTCCCCAATACTGCTCATGGTTAATTATGTAAGCACTGGGAAataaccagaggtgaaagtaagccggtatgcccCGGTACGGCATACCAGGGCAGCCCGGCTTCCCCAAGCAGCAATGTAAaggtcctggggctcccagcagcggctggagccccaggcgcTTTAAactgccaccagagccccactgctggagccctggggtagcagcggggctcagggggctatttaaaggaccggggctcccgctgcctctactgccctgggccctttaaatagccactggagccccgccgccactacccccggggctccgggggctatttaaagggtcagggcagtagaagcaggtgggtcctggaccctttaaatagcccccagagccctggactAGCGGTGGGGCTCCGGGGGctttttaaagggcctggggctcctgctgcctctctgcccccggccctttaaatagcccccagagccctggggtagcagcggcagccgggggctccagcagcggaTTAAAAGGCCCAGGGCAGTAGCGGCGGccgagccctggaccctttaaactgctgccggagcccccggctacTGCTatcccagcaggggagggcacttactggtacagggcaggctggggctggctctgaccccctcatccccaccccttctgggtgccagagccagccccgtaccactaagtccctatttctactttcacccctggaaacAACTGAAGTCAGTTAAGGAAAAAAGTCCACAACCGTTTTGTTTTCTGGTCAATGGTTGCTGGGGATCTGAAAGACTGTGTATAAGTAACTTTCATTCAGGTATCGTGGTGAACATGCAGTGCTGTTCATTTCTCAAGCTCAACCTGTTCATGCTGCCTAGAGCAATTAAGCAAAAAAATTTGCAGCCCCCACCAATtaagcccaatcctgcagttcttaTTTTTCTAACTTACATTAGCAGTGGTGATTGAGCAGAGCACTTCTCCACGGTGTGCACTCATGATCTTTCCAAAAGCAGAAATTACACCAGGAGTCTGTTGCAAGCGACCATTTTCAGCAAGCACTTCTGGAAAAAAGACATTGCAATGTTTAAAACAAGCTACGCATGAAAAATATATTCAATACAAACTGAGTTAAGAATGCAAAAGAGCAAACCACAGCAAATACCAAAATGATTCAATAATTTCATTTTACCTAGACACTTAAGAAATTAAGACAATCCAAATAAGTTTGGTCATGAAAACTTAATAGTATTTGCCAGTGTAATGCTCAGAGTAGAGTTATATCAATGACTACTTACTCATAAAGTTGATAGTGATTGGAGACAATTTATCTTTTACTAAAACATCGTTTATGGTTTTTTGTTTAATTACACTCTTTATATGAGGATTCACGACAACACTAAACAATTTGGGGTCCTTCAGAAGTGTCTAAAAAAGATAAAACATAGGTAACATGATCACCAATAGAAAACCTGGTACATCCATTTTTACACACATCCTTGGAAGATGCACAGGTTTAAATCAACTAAATGAAGAGGAACATGGAAAGTTTCAAAGCAGAGTAGAAACTTCTACAAACTTCTAATAAAAAGCTTCTAATAAATCTTTCCTGACTTACTGAGCTGGATATACAAGGAGAAAATCCCCCATGCCCAAAGCATAAAAGAGTCTGATGAAAAATCCCAGGataagtctacactacagaattactgCAATATAAGTAaactgctcagaggtgtgaataatccacacctctgagcaacgtaATTATACTGACTTAAGTGGTcctgtagacagcactatgtcggcaggagagctttttcccaccaacatagctaccgcctcttgcagaggtggattaattataccgatgggagagctctctttcGTTAGCGGAGAGTGTCTTCATTAAAGCATtacggcagcacagctgcagtgtttttAGCGTAGACCTGCCCCCAGGAACTAAAAAGCTAGGAAGTGAAGATAACCAGAATATGCAAGTGTGAAAGTGACAAGTGTAGatttaacaaacaaacaccacaaaGGCTATATCTACACAGCCCCACAGTGCAGACAATGGGGGTGTGAATTATAGATCACACCTAAATGTTGTGCTCTAGCAGTAtggacattgctggcacaagcTAAAAAGGTATTTAGTTTGCATTAACGTAATCCTCTTTCAAACAGAACTCTTCACATTTTCTATTGGGTCAATATTGAGAACTAGACCAGAAAAGCAACAGCATGTGTTTAATACTAATCATATATTCTATATAAAAATGATGTTTTAAAATTTGCAATATTTAGGATTTGCTAAAGACTGAGAAATTCCTCCTCCATAATTGAAAAGGGGGGAAAACGGTATAAGAAAAACCATTTCCACAACATTTAATTTATAGcttaattttaaattgtttagaGAAGTAACTGTACAAGACCTACTTACCAATACTCGACTAAGCTCCTTTTCTACCTGGTCCAGTTTCTTCTGCTTAGAAGCAGCAGAGTAGAGAGCAGTAGCATAGCGACCTTCCAGTCCATAAACCTGGATTGGAGGCTTGAAAAACAGAAGAGTCAAATTAGTGACTCCTAATGCTTGAGACAGTTACTAACTCAGAGCAGGTTTAACATCAGGAGATGCATGACTTTCTTCTTGAAA
This genomic window contains:
- the ATP5PO gene encoding ATP synthase subunit O, mitochondrial yields the protein MAAAVGLPGKLRFFSTALARPASQLVKPPIQVYGLEGRYATALYSAASKQKKLDQVEKELSRVLTLLKDPKLFSVVVNPHIKSVIKQKTINDVLVKDKLSPITINFMKVLAENGRLQQTPGVISAFGKIMSAHRGEVLCSITTANPLDQASLTELKTALGGFLAKGEVLKLETKNDPSILGGMIVSIGDKYADMSTKSKIQKLTKIMRDTV